One window from the genome of Nicotiana sylvestris chromosome 9, ASM39365v2, whole genome shotgun sequence encodes:
- the LOC138878254 gene encoding uncharacterized protein — translation MTPKKKARIGQGANATSKVADESLLDTTGEGSRPAITLPEYGPQDFIDEMHKTFRVMRATEIEGVELATYRLKGVAYAWFELWEDSLEEGCPPARWGEFADAFIDYFLPAETRAARAVEFENLRQGNRSVWEYHMVFARLSKYAIYMLPTMEGRVRRCGMRGHIQRHYHASHQGVGRGTTHSSGSAVATFSAPSPAQGPPAPAGQGAVRDGAQSLGGPNRLYAMSGRQTAGTSPDVVTGTLTVQSYDVYALIDPSSTLSYVTPFVSMEFGIELEQLHEPFSVSTLGAVCFSKVDLRSGYHQLKIREQDIPKTAFRTQEGIMVDPQKIAVVKNWRRPTTPTEIRSFLGLAGYYRRFVEGFSTLASPFNKLTQKAVKFQWSDACERSFQELKSRLTTTPVLTLPEGTEGFVANVVADALSRKSMGSLAHLEAHQRPLSREVHQLANLGVCLADSNERGVIVQNRAESSLVEEVKEKQFVDPLLAQLKEGILKHKTINFSFGMNDGTLRYQDRLCVTDIDGLWERIMAEAHTSKYSVHPGSTKMYHYLKEIYWWNNMKKDVANFVAKCPNCQQVKAEHQRPGGLA, via the exons atgacacctaagaagaaagcgagaattggCCAAGGAGCCAATGCCACCTCAAAAGTGGCTGATGAATCATTGCTTGATACTACGGGTGAGGGTAGTCGCCCTGCTATTACCCTGCCTG AATATGGccctcaggattttattgatgagatgcacaagactttcagggttatgcgtgcaactgagatagagggagtagagttggctACCTACCGcctgaaaggggtggcctatgCGTGGTTTGAGTTATGGGAAGATTCCCTCGAGGAGGGGTGCCCTCCGGCGAGGTGGGGCGAGTTCGCTGATGCCTTTATTGACTATTTCTTGCCCGCTGAGACAAGGGCAGCCCGTGCGGTAGAGTTTGAAAATTTAAGGCAAGGTAAcagaagtgtgtgggagtaccacatggtGTTTGCTCGCTTGTCCAAGTATGCCATTtatatgttgcccacaatggagggCAGGGTGCGCCG atgtgggatgaggggtcatattCAAAGGCATTATCATGCATCTCACCAGGGAGTAGGTAGGGGCACAACACATTCATCCGGTTCAGCAGTTGCTACATTTTCAGCCCCCTCTCCAGCTCAAGGTCCCCCAGCACCTGCAGGGCAAGGTGCAGTTAGGGATGGTGCACAGAGTTTAGGAGGGCCCAACCGGTTATATGCTATGAGTGGGCGCCAGACTGCAGGGACTTccccagatgttgttacaggtactCTGACTGTCCAATCttatgatgtgtatgcacttattgaccccaGTTCCACCctgtcctatgttaccccttttgtttctatggaatttgggatagaactAGAGCAGCTTCATGAACCTTTCTCGGTATCTACTCTG gGTGCTGTGTGTTTTTCAAAGGTTGACTTGCGGtccgggtatcatcaattgaagataagggagcaggatattccaaagacagctttcaggactca ggaaggaattatggttgatcctcaaaagattgcagtAGTGAAGAATTGGcgtagacctaccactccaactgagattcgtagtttcttaggcttggctgggtactacaggaggtttgttgaggggttttctactcttgctTCTCCATTCAATAAATTGAcccagaaagcagttaagttccagtggtccgatgcttgtgaaaggagcttTCAGGAATTGAAATCAAGACTAACTACAACGCCAGTGTTAACCCTACCAGAGGGTACAGAGGGATTTGTG gctaatgttgtggcagatgcacTTAGTAGAAAATCAATGGGAAGTTTAGCTCATTTGGAGGCCCATCAGAGGCCGTTGTctagggaggttcaccagttagCTAATTTGGGAGTTTgccttgcggactctaatgaaagaggggtaattgtgcagaatagggctgaatcatcgcttgtggaAGAGGTTAAAGAGAAGCAATTTGTGGATCCGTTGTTAGCACAACTAAAAGAGGGGATTCTCAAACACAAAACCATAAatttttcctttggcatgaatgatggtaccctacggtaccaagaccgCCTATGTGTTACTGATATTGACGGTCTttgggaaaggatcatggcagaagctcacacttccaagtattccgtgcacccaggttccacgaaaatgtatcattatctcaaggaaatttattggtggaataacatgaagaAAGATGTGGCgaactttgtggcaaaatgtccgaattgtcagcaagtaaaggccgaacaccaaaggcccggtggattggcttaa